One window of the Sebastes umbrosus isolate fSebUmb1 chromosome 1, fSebUmb1.pri, whole genome shotgun sequence genome contains the following:
- the LOC119498043 gene encoding bladder cancer-associated protein, translating into MYCLQWLLPVLLIPKPLNPALWFNHSMFMGFYLLSFLLERKPCTICALVFLAALFLICYSCWGNCFLYHCQDASLPDAAHDPAIVGT; encoded by the coding sequence ATGTATTGCCTACAGTGGCTACTtcctgtgctgctcatccccaAGCCGCTGAACCCGGCGCTGTGGTTCAACCATTCCATGTTCATGGGCTTCTACCTGCTCAGCTTCCTGCTGGAGAGGAAGCCCTGCACCATCTGTGCCTTGGTCTTCCTCGCTGCCCTCTTTCTCATCTGCTACAGCTGCTGGGGCAACTGCTTCCTCTACCACTGCCAGGACGCCTCGCTGCCGGACGCCGCCCACGACCCAGCGATTGTTGGGACCtag